A genomic segment from Spinacia oleracea cultivar Varoflay chromosome 3, BTI_SOV_V1, whole genome shotgun sequence encodes:
- the LOC130469332 gene encoding uncharacterized protein — MGNFFAACAVGGGSTSSKQDEVLQVMKVNDGKLLEFRAPIKVKDLLKNYPNFYVGIFKEATQPLPLEYKLKIGKIYYLLPCFIATIPNPRNGVVRIKMVITKKQLRQLLSNHTVKIDTILLDIGKKLCSPISMSLPRMQKLHPIGEESE; from the coding sequence ATGGGGAACTTTTTCGCGGCGTGCGCCGTAGGAGGCGGCTCAACGTCGTCGAAGCAAGACGAGGTTTTACAAGTTATGAAGGTTAATGATGGGAAGTTATTAGAGTTTAGGGCTCCTATTAAAGTGAAAGATTTGTTGAAAAACTATCCAAATTTTTATGTAGGCATATTTAAGGAGGCTACACAACCTTTACCTCTTGAATACAAGTTGAAAATTGGGAAGATTTATTACCTTCTTCCTTGTTTTATTGCTACCATTCCAAATCCAAGAAATGGAGTTGTAAGGATCAAAATGGTCATAACAAAGAAGCAACTTCGACAACTCTTGTCGAATCATACGGTGAAAATCGATACAATACTTTTGGATATTGGTAAGAAATTGTGTAGTCCGATTTCGATGTCGTTGCCTCGTATGCAAAAGCTACATCCTATTGGGGAAGAAAGTGAGTGA